In one Mangrovibacterium diazotrophicum genomic region, the following are encoded:
- a CDS encoding c-type cytochrome, whose translation MSMKKCKVYLLIALLGLAFSACVYDFEAVEVIEEIPDTQVISFSETIIPIFESKCTSCHKVGGIKPVPDLTAANAYNSINSSTYINATTPENSLIYTKPSPDGSHSAKYTRQEAAFVLAWINQGAQDN comes from the coding sequence ATGAGTATGAAAAAATGTAAAGTATATCTTTTAATTGCATTACTTGGCTTAGCATTCAGCGCGTGTGTTTATGATTTTGAGGCTGTTGAAGTGATCGAGGAGATTCCGGATACACAGGTAATTAGCTTCAGCGAAACGATTATACCCATTTTTGAAAGTAAATGTACCAGTTGTCACAAGGTAGGCGGGATCAAACCTGTTCCTGATTTGACAGCGGCTAATGCGTATAATAGTATCAATTCTTCGACATATATTAACGCGACCACCCCGGAAAACAGCTTGATCTACACCAAGCCAAGCCCGGATGGAAGTCACAGTGCAAAGTATACACGACAAGAAGCTGCGTTTGTTCTCGCATGGATCAATCAGGGAGCTCAGGATAATTAG
- a CDS encoding cytochrome c3 family protein: MGARNLTIGTRPAESNSGISRIFRVLLFVFMAVTTSGVFAQTNDDCLLCHDDPGLYSTVPGKRVSLYIKPNALVGSVHEEIDCASCHQDAAVEEFPHPEKLQPVDCGMCHDEEMTEFLKGVHGRAYEGKDRNAPSCKDCHGAHQVLRATNERSQTYKMNIPVLCGRCHQEGAPVSNNYNISEHNIVENYSQGIHGKGLFKSGLTVTATCNNCHGNHLILPHTDLRSSTSPRNIARTCMQCHARIEDVHIKVINKELWEKKPGAIPACTDCHPPHKVELKNILETISDQSCLVCHAKEDIHKIMAGDTISLHVEVAQLAKSSHNNITCVKCHSDVTANLKRPCETAGKVDCSNCHAEEADVYFSSGHGQAYFNKHENAPYCTDCHGTHLVKLVSDETASVFRSSIPKLCGSCHRKNGRALQETELKEQDALADYSTSVHGKSLAEKGLLSVAVCIDCHTTHSELKESDPRSSIYPANLAATCGRCHKGIYDEYRVSDHAYQESKGKLEFPTCETCHTAHHISEVHQDKFMTEITAQCGKCHKELAETYLDTYHGKAYQLGYLDAARCSDCHGAHNILRMDNPNSTIGPRNIVRTCRKCHDDANMKFTGYLTHATHYDRSKFPWLYYTFWAMTTLLLSVFAFFGLHTLLWLPRSVGAMIKKREHPKQNGKQVYVTRFTKSQRITHIFVIVSFILLALTGMVLKFAYMEWAKFIAHLIGGAFVAGVIHRMAAVVTFGYFSYHVVSLLKAKRKRGIKFSQLVFGPNSLMFNRQDVRDFWASIKWFTGVGPKPSYGRWTYWEKFDYFAVFWGVVVIGSTGLMLWFPEFFTQIFPGWLINVAQIIHSDEALLAVGFIFTIHFFNTHLRPESFPMDTVIFTGKVPLEEYKKDRPRDYEELKASGKLEELAVESEIPPQKLKIIKLFGYIALFAGILMVILITYSLIFH, encoded by the coding sequence ATGGGAGCACGAAATTTAACAATTGGAACGCGACCGGCAGAAAGTAACAGCGGAATAAGTCGAATATTCCGGGTGTTACTTTTTGTGTTTATGGCGGTCACTACTTCTGGAGTTTTTGCCCAAACAAACGACGACTGTCTCCTATGTCACGACGATCCCGGATTGTACTCAACCGTTCCGGGAAAGAGGGTGTCTCTTTACATTAAACCCAATGCGCTGGTCGGCTCGGTTCACGAAGAGATTGATTGTGCCTCTTGCCATCAAGATGCAGCAGTTGAGGAATTCCCTCATCCTGAGAAGCTCCAACCGGTCGATTGCGGAATGTGCCACGATGAAGAGATGACCGAGTTTTTGAAAGGAGTTCACGGAAGGGCGTACGAGGGGAAGGACAGGAATGCTCCATCGTGCAAAGATTGCCATGGCGCACACCAGGTATTGAGGGCCACGAATGAGCGTTCGCAGACCTATAAGATGAATATTCCCGTGTTGTGCGGAAGATGTCACCAGGAGGGGGCTCCGGTTTCAAATAATTACAATATCTCGGAACACAATATCGTCGAAAATTACAGTCAGGGTATTCACGGTAAAGGGCTTTTTAAAAGTGGACTGACTGTTACTGCCACTTGTAACAATTGCCACGGCAATCACCTCATTCTGCCGCACACTGATCTGCGCTCGAGTACGTCGCCGCGAAATATCGCACGTACTTGTATGCAGTGCCATGCCCGAATTGAAGATGTTCATATCAAGGTGATCAATAAAGAATTATGGGAGAAAAAGCCGGGAGCCATTCCCGCTTGCACCGATTGCCATCCGCCTCACAAAGTTGAGTTGAAAAATATTCTGGAGACGATTTCTGACCAGAGCTGTTTGGTTTGTCACGCAAAAGAAGACATACACAAAATAATGGCTGGCGACACCATTTCACTGCATGTGGAGGTTGCGCAGTTGGCAAAGTCGTCGCACAACAACATTACCTGTGTGAAGTGCCACTCCGACGTTACGGCAAATTTAAAGCGACCTTGCGAAACGGCCGGGAAAGTTGATTGTTCGAATTGCCATGCTGAAGAAGCCGATGTTTATTTTTCGAGCGGACACGGGCAGGCTTATTTCAACAAACACGAAAACGCACCCTATTGTACCGACTGTCACGGAACGCATCTGGTGAAACTCGTATCCGACGAAACAGCTTCGGTTTTCCGGTCTTCGATACCAAAGCTTTGTGGTTCCTGTCACCGGAAAAATGGTCGGGCGCTGCAGGAAACAGAGCTGAAGGAGCAGGACGCACTGGCGGATTATTCGACAAGTGTTCACGGGAAGAGCCTGGCCGAAAAAGGGCTGTTGTCGGTTGCAGTGTGTATTGATTGCCACACAACACACTCTGAGTTGAAAGAATCAGATCCGCGTTCATCCATCTATCCGGCTAACCTGGCAGCAACTTGCGGACGGTGCCACAAAGGAATTTACGACGAATACCGGGTTAGCGACCACGCTTACCAGGAAAGTAAAGGAAAACTGGAATTTCCGACCTGTGAAACCTGTCACACAGCGCATCATATTTCCGAAGTACACCAGGATAAGTTTATGACCGAGATAACGGCACAGTGCGGTAAATGCCATAAAGAGCTGGCCGAGACTTATCTGGATACTTATCACGGTAAGGCTTACCAACTCGGCTACCTGGATGCTGCGCGATGCTCTGACTGTCATGGAGCGCACAACATCCTTCGGATGGATAATCCGAACTCGACAATCGGCCCTCGAAATATTGTACGTACCTGCAGGAAATGTCATGATGATGCCAACATGAAGTTTACCGGCTATCTGACGCACGCAACGCACTATGATCGGAGTAAATTCCCCTGGCTGTATTACACCTTCTGGGCCATGACGACCTTGCTGCTTAGTGTATTCGCGTTTTTCGGTTTGCACACGTTGTTGTGGTTGCCTCGTTCTGTTGGTGCGATGATTAAAAAGCGGGAGCATCCCAAACAGAACGGAAAGCAGGTTTACGTAACAAGGTTTACGAAGAGTCAACGCATTACCCACATCTTCGTAATCGTAAGCTTTATTCTACTTGCATTGACCGGGATGGTGCTGAAATTCGCTTATATGGAATGGGCGAAGTTCATTGCTCATTTGATTGGGGGAGCTTTTGTTGCCGGGGTGATTCACCGGATGGCGGCGGTTGTCACGTTTGGCTATTTTTCCTATCATGTTGTGTCTCTGTTGAAGGCGAAGCGCAAGCGAGGAATTAAATTTAGCCAATTGGTGTTTGGCCCTAATTCGCTGATGTTTAATCGGCAGGATGTGAGAGACTTTTGGGCTTCGATAAAGTGGTTTACCGGAGTTGGGCCAAAGCCGTCTTATGGCCGCTGGACGTATTGGGAAAAATTTGACTACTTCGCGGTGTTTTGGGGGGTAGTGGTCATCGGATCGACTGGTTTGATGCTTTGGTTCCCCGAATTCTTCACGCAGATATTCCCGGGCTGGCTCATCAATGTTGCGCAAATCATTCACAGTGATGAAGCGTTGCTGGCTGTCGGCTTCATTTTTACCATTCACTTTTTCAATACGCATCTTCGACCGGAGTCTTTTCCGATGGATACCGTAATATTCACGGGCAAGGTGCCGCTGGAGGAATATAAGAAAGATCGGCCTCGCGATTATGAAGAATTAAAAGCATCGGGCAAGCTCGAAGAATTGGCGGTTGAATCTGAGATTCCGCCTCAAAAACTTAAGATAATTAAGCTTTTTGGCTACATCGCACTTTTCGCGGGAATACTAATGGTGATATTAATCACTTATTCACTGATCTTTCACTAA
- a CDS encoding Crp/Fnr family transcriptional regulator, with amino-acid sequence MQCKQNIVFNPGETIIKQKTSTTHFVCLREGMAKMVAESSRGKNVILRILANHSLITAGGVVSDDVRHFTVTAITRVECCFIDSDRLHHLLERNSRFAYELLKYNNHQNIQMLESLVGLTQKYMPGRVADTLLYLKNQIYQSNPFNCNLNKQELAEMSGMTKESFIRSLKELEISGIVRHNRREIEILKEDDLLFISKNG; translated from the coding sequence ATGCAGTGTAAGCAAAACATTGTCTTTAATCCGGGTGAAACAATCATTAAGCAAAAAACCTCGACCACCCATTTCGTTTGTCTTCGGGAGGGAATGGCGAAGATGGTTGCCGAGAGTTCCCGTGGCAAAAACGTAATTCTTCGAATACTGGCTAATCACAGTTTGATTACTGCAGGAGGCGTTGTTAGCGACGATGTAAGGCATTTCACAGTAACGGCCATTACGCGGGTCGAATGTTGTTTTATCGATTCGGATCGGCTTCATCACCTATTGGAACGAAACAGCCGATTTGCCTACGAACTACTGAAATACAATAACCACCAAAATATTCAAATGCTCGAAAGCCTGGTCGGACTCACGCAGAAGTACATGCCCGGACGAGTAGCGGATACCTTACTTTACCTCAAGAATCAAATTTACCAAAGCAACCCGTTTAATTGCAACCTCAATAAACAGGAATTGGCCGAAATGTCAGGGATGACAAAAGAGAGCTTCATTCGTAGTTTGAAAGAATTGGAGATTTCCGGAATTGTGCGCCATAACCGCCGTGAGATCGAGATTCTTAAAGAGGATGATCTTCTTTTTATCAGCAAAAACGGTTAG
- a CDS encoding cytochrome b/b6 domain-containing protein — MTANKIYYYPVWLRIWHGINAIGILLLILTGISMNAGVDSKFLISFDKAIDIHNVAGIVVTINYLVYFILNMATPNGKFYIVKPKSFLKRPMKQAYYYAWGMFHGMKAPYPLSEKRKFNPLQKYTYIIVMYAVMPCVIISGFGLLFPEIIIEKVYNVSGIFLTAVFHSALGFFISIFLIIHLYIASIGKSPLDNFKSIVTGWHHTS, encoded by the coding sequence ATGACAGCAAATAAAATATATTACTATCCGGTCTGGTTGCGTATTTGGCATGGAATCAATGCCATTGGCATATTGCTTCTGATTCTTACCGGTATTAGCATGAATGCAGGAGTCGATTCAAAATTCTTGATTTCATTCGATAAAGCAATCGATATTCACAATGTCGCCGGTATTGTGGTAACTATAAACTACCTGGTTTATTTCATTCTGAATATGGCTACGCCGAATGGTAAGTTTTACATTGTGAAGCCAAAGTCATTCTTAAAGCGCCCGATGAAACAGGCTTACTACTATGCCTGGGGGATGTTTCACGGAATGAAAGCGCCATATCCATTGTCGGAGAAAAGAAAATTCAACCCGCTGCAGAAATACACTTACATCATCGTAATGTACGCGGTAATGCCCTGCGTGATTATTTCAGGCTTCGGACTTTTGTTCCCGGAGATCATTATTGAAAAAGTATACAATGTGAGCGGTATTTTCCTAACAGCAGTTTTCCATTCAGCTCTGGGATTTTTCATTTCTATTTTCCTGATTATCCACTTGTATATTGCCTCGATTGGTAAATCGCCGCTGGATAATTTTAAGAGTATTGTAACGGGCTGGCATCACACTTCATGA
- a CDS encoding DUF5777 family beta-barrel protein, translating to MKRILLIIISCLLVNVNLWAQDEVKEKDTPVGPAFDNGTLIDAQTSFIPDAKTLEFIIQHKFGAIEKESNKTPLSDMFGLYQSANVRLALNYVPIKSLQIGFGLTKQSPVNRMVSDFNAKWTILEQTENNTVPVFVTVFGNVGIDGSPKDDFGQLNNYENPTDTFTMGFGDRFSYFSQLIIGRKFSESISLQGGISFSHANYVKAWHDHDRIALHLSGRLKFSGQSSFIFNFDAPLKIDKISEQSSDWSDANPPHPDWAGPYNPKPSLKFGVEISTFTHAFQIYVGNAGAILPQMDVMNNMNKPFEGLAFGFTITRLWMY from the coding sequence ATGAAAAGAATATTATTAATTATTATATCGTGCCTGTTGGTTAATGTTAACCTGTGGGCACAGGATGAGGTCAAAGAAAAAGATACTCCCGTTGGTCCTGCCTTTGATAATGGAACACTTATCGATGCACAAACCTCTTTTATCCCTGATGCAAAGACACTTGAATTTATAATTCAACATAAATTCGGCGCTATTGAAAAAGAAAGTAATAAGACTCCACTTTCTGACATGTTTGGTCTTTATCAATCCGCCAACGTTCGCCTGGCATTAAATTATGTGCCAATTAAGAGCTTACAGATTGGGTTTGGGTTGACTAAGCAGAGTCCCGTAAACCGGATGGTGAGCGATTTTAATGCGAAGTGGACGATCCTGGAGCAAACCGAGAATAACACAGTCCCGGTGTTTGTAACAGTCTTTGGAAATGTAGGTATTGACGGTAGTCCGAAAGATGATTTTGGACAGCTGAATAACTACGAGAACCCAACCGATACGTTCACAATGGGATTTGGCGACCGGTTTTCTTATTTCAGCCAGCTGATCATTGGTCGTAAATTTTCGGAAAGCATTTCTCTTCAGGGAGGTATTAGCTTTTCGCATGCCAACTACGTTAAAGCCTGGCACGATCACGACCGCATTGCATTGCATTTGAGTGGTCGGTTGAAATTCTCGGGTCAGTCGTCGTTTATCTTCAACTTCGACGCTCCTCTGAAAATCGACAAAATCTCGGAGCAAAGCTCTGATTGGTCAGATGCCAATCCACCTCACCCGGATTGGGCTGGACCATACAATCCAAAACCGTCTTTAAAGTTCGGTGTTGAGATTTCTACCTTCACCCACGCATTCCAAATTTATGTTGGAAACGCAGGTGCAATTCTTCCGCAAATGGACGTGATGAACAACATGAACAAACCATTCGAAGGTTTGGCCTTTGGTTTCACGATAACCCGCTTATGGATGTATTAA
- a CDS encoding cytochrome c3 family protein, whose product MRILLLIILVMSLGSLTQVKAQYYDDPKEHQCLKCHSNTSYSFHNELMDREEKRMMNPYYVLDTVAMRTGVHQVFDCTDCHSFEYSTYPHQANLKLEPMASCLDCHGGDEAFASYQFERIDEEVQKSVHYQAYGESFSCSKCHDQHTYRPIARNADNVKEIVKYSNDMCLTCHANMQRYEMVAGREKPELVQVHSWLPNQELHFQNVRCIECHTQVTDSLMVSHDILPKSQATRSCQECHSGNSKLKASLYKYENLQNRGGGAFGNIISNDSYIIGTHQVPLLQKLSYLILALVFVVVFIHLTFRILKGKSNDSK is encoded by the coding sequence ATGAGGATTTTGTTGCTTATAATTCTGGTTATGTCCCTTGGATCGCTGACGCAAGTGAAGGCTCAGTATTACGACGATCCGAAGGAGCATCAATGTTTGAAATGTCACTCCAATACTTCGTATTCATTTCACAATGAATTGATGGATCGGGAAGAAAAGAGGATGATGAATCCTTATTATGTGCTGGATACCGTGGCCATGCGGACTGGTGTTCACCAGGTTTTCGATTGTACGGATTGTCACTCGTTCGAATATTCAACCTACCCGCACCAGGCAAATTTAAAGCTGGAGCCAATGGCCAGCTGTTTGGATTGCCATGGGGGCGACGAGGCTTTTGCTTCGTACCAGTTTGAGCGGATCGATGAAGAAGTTCAGAAGAGTGTTCACTACCAGGCATATGGCGAAAGTTTCAGCTGTTCAAAATGCCACGATCAGCATACCTACCGGCCAATTGCTCGTAATGCCGACAACGTGAAAGAAATCGTAAAGTACAGCAACGACATGTGTTTGACCTGTCATGCAAATATGCAGCGCTACGAAATGGTTGCCGGTCGCGAGAAACCCGAGTTGGTTCAGGTACATAGTTGGCTGCCCAACCAGGAATTACATTTCCAGAATGTTCGTTGTATTGAGTGTCATACACAGGTTACCGATAGTTTGATGGTATCTCATGACATACTTCCGAAGTCGCAGGCAACAAGAAGCTGTCAGGAATGTCACTCGGGTAACTCGAAATTGAAAGCATCATTGTATAAATATGAAAACTTGCAGAACCGCGGTGGAGGTGCGTTTGGGAATATTATTTCCAATGACTCATACATCATCGGAACGCATCAGGTACCACTACTGCAGAAGTTGAGCTATCTGATTTTAGCGCTTGTTTTTGTAGTGGTTTTCATCCATCTAACGTTCAGAATTTTAAAGGGGAAATCAAATGACAGCAAATAA